The Bernardetia sp. ABR2-2B DNA window TTCTACCTTCGATAAATTCAGTATTCCAGAAAACGCTACTTTTAATGAAGGAATTAGAGAGATAAAACAAAGAGCCATTTCTGAAAATGTAAGTTACATAGAAACGATGTTTACAAGCACAGGTTTTTATAATACATTTGAAAAAGATGAAGATTTTGCTACTGAATTATTGAAGTTACAAGAAACAAAAGATAAATCTATTCAGTCAAAATTAGCAGAACTTTATAAATATTATACAGCAGTAGAAAATAAGATATTTCTTTCAAAAGTAAACGACCACAACGAACTAATACAAACCCTTCACACAGAAAATAAAATAGACGACGACAAATTTATGATGCGTTATCAAAACTATTTTATACGTGTTCTTGACCCAGCCACTACTTTCAAATCGTTTCTAATTTCGTTTCATTCTGCCCATACATCAGATTTGGTGGTGGGAGTAAATATTGTTGCGCCAGAAAACAATACCGTTGCGATGAGAGATTACTGGCTTCATATGCAAATGTTTAAGTATTTTAAATCTGTTTATCCAAACGTAAAAACAGCAATGCACGCAGGAGAACTAACACTGGGGCTAGTAAAACCAGAAGATTTGACTTTTCATATAAACGATGCTGTATTGGTGGCAGGTGCAGAGCGAATCGGACACGGCGTTGATATTGCGTATGAGAAAAATTCAGAAGAGCTTTTAAAATATATGACACAAAATGAAATCGCCATAGAAATTAGTTTTTCTAGCAATGATTTTATTTTGGGTGTGAGTGGAAACAGACATCCTATACTTTTGTATAAATCGTATAACGTACCGATAGTGATTTCGACAGACGATGCAGGTGTACTTCGAACAGATTTGACGCAGCAATTTTTGATACTGATAAGAGATTATCCTTCCATAAACTATCAAGATATCAAAAAAATGGTTTTTAATAGCATCAATTATTCATTCTTAACTGAATCAGAAAAGGAAAAAATAAGGAAGGATTTGGAGGGGCGTTTTTTGGAGTTTGAGGTGGGGTTTTTGGAACAACACTAAAACTCATTGGCTTCTCGTAAAATAATTTCAATAAGATTTTTGCTTAGTCGTATTCCATTTGATTGAGCAATTTCTAGCAATGGTTTTATTTCAGCAACAAACCCTTTTTCCTTTGCTTTCAATAATACACCAAACGAACCAGAACAAGTATATCCTTTCAACTTAGCATAATTTCTAGCCGTTTTTTCATCAAGAAGTAATAAATCAGCTTGTAGTTCTTCTACTAATACGATAGCCTCTGCTTCTCCTTTGTCTAAAAATGTAGTCAAATGTTCTACTAATTCTTTGTTTTTGACTTTTTCTATTTTAATCCAATCTATCTTTTTTAAGTCCGTATAAAATGGCTTGTCTTTTCCTGCTTCTATTTCCAAATAAACTTCATAAGGAACAACTATACTCTCATACATTTTTTCGAATAAATCTAACTTACCAATTCCTAAAAAGGTAATAATAGGAGTTGTATTTGAAATTATTAGTCTAGGCATTATTTATATCTTCTTTTAAAGATTCTTTATTACTATCATTATAAATATCTACGCCATATTTAGCCAAAACATCAAAAAATGCTATACGTGTAATTCCTAAAATCTGCGCTGCTTTCCCTGATGATATTTTACCAAGTTCGAAGAGTTTTACTAAAGCTAATCGTTTTATTTCTTCTCCAAACTCGCCTTCTTGCATACGCAAAACAACGGCTAGTTCTACTGGAAAATCTACTTGCAAATGAGTATTCATAGTATTTTTAATATTTGATTTATAGTTTATACAAAAAGATTTATTTCTTTCTCCATTGATTGAATTGTTTACGATTTTCTAAAAATTCTTCATATTGTTGTTCGCTCATTCTTGGTGCAGACAACAAAAAATCATTATCAAATGAAGGCGTATTTTTTTGGACTTTCTTTTTTTCTAATACATTTTGTGCATCTATTACCAGTTTTTGCACTTGACTAGCAGGAAATTGTTTTATTATCTCTAGTAGTTGCTGATAAGCCAAATTTACTTTTATTTCCATAATCGAAATAATTTAGTTTTTAAATAATGAATATACTTTCTTAACGCTGAAATAACTTTTTAAGT harbors:
- a CDS encoding DUF3368 domain-containing protein; this encodes MPRLIISNTTPIITFLGIGKLDLFEKMYESIVVPYEVYLEIEAGKDKPFYTDLKKIDWIKIEKVKNKELVEHLTTFLDKGEAEAIVLVEELQADLLLLDEKTARNYAKLKGYTCSGSFGVLLKAKEKGFVAEIKPLLEIAQSNGIRLSKNLIEIILREANEF
- a CDS encoding UPF0175 family protein, with product MNTHLQVDFPVELAVVLRMQEGEFGEEIKRLALVKLFELGKISSGKAAQILGITRIAFFDVLAKYGVDIYNDSNKESLKEDINNA
- a CDS encoding adenosine deaminase — encoded protein: MKHSLSLFLLFFIVQFTFAQNTNQETTQRIDTYLDSIRNDEAKLRQFLTKLPKGADIHHHYSGSVYAETYLEYVEKNNLWINRNTFAISDSEVSRSERSEWSRVNSLKADGYWSDIKIKIIESWSKLYFNYVSKPNDEHFFSTFDKFSIPENATFNEGIREIKQRAISENVSYIETMFTSTGFYNTFEKDEDFATELLKLQETKDKSIQSKLAELYKYYTAVENKIFLSKVNDHNELIQTLHTENKIDDDKFMMRYQNYFIRVLDPATTFKSFLISFHSAHTSDLVVGVNIVAPENNTVAMRDYWLHMQMFKYFKSVYPNVKTAMHAGELTLGLVKPEDLTFHINDAVLVAGAERIGHGVDIAYEKNSEELLKYMTQNEIAIEISFSSNDFILGVSGNRHPILLYKSYNVPIVISTDDAGVLRTDLTQQFLILIRDYPSINYQDIKKMVFNSINYSFLTESEKEKIRKDLEGRFLEFEVGFLEQH